The Pseudosulfitobacter pseudonitzschiae genome includes a region encoding these proteins:
- a CDS encoding NAD(P)/FAD-dependent oxidoreductase, translated as MQIDTLIIGAGAAGMMCAAHAGGQSGKRVVVVDHAKAPGEKIRISGGGRCNFTNMYCDPQAFISHNPHFAKSALARYTQWDFIDLIDRHGIAWHEKTLGQLFCDGSAKQIVAMLTGMMADAGVTLHLQTSVTHVAKSDRGFAVSLQTPDGALQIQARQLVLASGGKSIPKMGATGLAYDIARRFGLPVTDTRPGLVPFTFAEGRFVPLAGVAAPSRMVADGPAFDEAVLFTHRGLSGPAVLQVSSYWREGDPVTLNLDPDDTIAPALRAQRQHYGRRNLTTELATHLPSRLVEFMKDDWALTGNLADQSDTRIDALVDRIQNWQLMPSGTEGYRTAEVTLGGIDTDALSSKTMQAKDVPGLYVIGEAVDVTGWLGGYNFQWAWASGMAAARAIAAL; from the coding sequence ATGCAAATCGACACGTTGATAATAGGCGCCGGAGCAGCCGGAATGATGTGCGCCGCCCATGCTGGCGGGCAATCGGGTAAGCGCGTTGTCGTGGTCGATCATGCCAAGGCACCGGGCGAGAAAATCCGCATTTCGGGCGGGGGGCGTTGCAATTTCACCAATATGTATTGCGATCCACAAGCGTTCATTTCGCACAACCCGCATTTTGCGAAATCGGCTCTGGCACGGTATACGCAATGGGATTTTATCGACCTGATCGACCGGCACGGCATTGCCTGGCATGAGAAAACGCTGGGTCAGTTGTTTTGCGACGGATCGGCCAAACAGATCGTGGCGATGCTGACCGGAATGATGGCCGATGCAGGGGTGACGTTGCATTTGCAAACTTCAGTCACCCATGTTGCAAAGTCTGACAGGGGGTTTGCAGTATCTTTGCAAACTCCCGACGGCGCTTTGCAAATCCAGGCGCGACAACTGGTACTGGCCTCGGGCGGCAAGTCGATCCCGAAGATGGGTGCGACCGGTCTGGCCTATGACATCGCGCGACGATTCGGCCTGCCTGTCACTGACACACGACCCGGACTGGTGCCATTCACCTTTGCCGAAGGGCGGTTTGTGCCGCTGGCCGGGGTCGCGGCCCCGTCGCGGATGGTGGCGGATGGACCTGCCTTTGACGAGGCGGTGCTGTTCACCCATCGCGGCCTGTCCGGCCCTGCGGTGTTGCAGGTGTCGAGCTATTGGCGCGAGGGCGATCCCGTGACGCTCAACCTTGATCCCGACGACACCATCGCCCCTGCCCTGCGCGCGCAGCGCCAGCACTACGGGCGGCGCAACCTGACGACGGAACTGGCAACACATCTGCCATCGCGGCTGGTGGAGTTCATGAAGGACGACTGGGCGCTGACCGGCAATCTGGCAGACCAGTCCGATACCCGCATCGACGCGCTGGTGGATCGGATCCAGAACTGGCAGCTGATGCCCTCCGGCACCGAAGGCTACCGCACCGCCGAAGTCACATTGGGCGGCATCGACACCGATGCGCTGTCGTCGAAAACCATGCAGGCCAAGGATGTTCCGGGCCTTTATGTCATCGGCGAAGCGGTGGATGTGACCGGCTGGCTGGGCGGCTACAACTTTCAGTGGGCCTGGGCGTCGGGCATGGCGGCAGCGCGGGCGATTGCAGCGCTTTAG
- the murD gene encoding UDP-N-acetylmuramoyl-L-alanine--D-glutamate ligase, whose protein sequence is MIPVQGLQGARVAVLGLGRSGLSAARALAAGGAVPLCWDDNPAARSKAEAEGLCVQDLHHPSAFEDIARLIVSPGIPHLYPTPNAIIATAQMAGVPVDNDIGLFFQSFATGAWASFDTAPRVVAITGSNGKSTTSALIHHILTEAGRDSQLAGNIGRGVLDIDPPEDGGVVVLELSSYQTDLARSLTPDVAVFTNLSPDHLDRHAGMGGYFAAKRRLFAEGGPDRAVIGVDEPEGRFLAGQLAEGPTDDRVIRISVAAKLAGPGWNIFARKGFLSEYRKGKQVASIDLRSVKGLPGAHNHQNACAAFAACRSLGLAPRVIEAAFHSFGGLPHRSQLIAEAGGVAYVNDSKATNVDSAVKALEAFQNIRWICGGLQKEGGLGPLNAVSGAVRKAYVIGREAAAFAVQLDAEAQVCGTMAQAVEAAIVDAEQGDTVLLAPAAASFDQYDSFEKRGDDFVAEVRARLGLDPVETV, encoded by the coding sequence ATGATCCCCGTTCAAGGTTTGCAAGGTGCGCGTGTCGCTGTTCTGGGGCTGGGCCGTTCGGGTCTGTCTGCTGCCCGTGCGCTGGCCGCAGGTGGTGCCGTGCCCCTGTGCTGGGATGACAACCCCGCAGCCCGATCCAAGGCCGAGGCCGAAGGTCTTTGCGTTCAGGATTTGCACCATCCCAGCGCATTTGAGGACATCGCGCGGCTGATTGTCAGCCCCGGAATCCCGCATCTTTACCCCACACCGAACGCCATCATCGCCACCGCCCAAATGGCGGGCGTGCCAGTCGACAATGACATCGGCCTGTTTTTCCAAAGTTTTGCCACGGGCGCATGGGCATCCTTTGACACGGCCCCGCGGGTGGTTGCGATCACCGGTTCAAACGGCAAATCGACCACATCGGCGCTGATCCATCACATCTTGACCGAAGCGGGCCGTGACAGCCAGTTGGCGGGCAACATCGGGCGCGGCGTGCTGGACATCGACCCGCCCGAAGACGGCGGCGTGGTGGTACTGGAGTTATCATCATACCAGACGGATCTGGCCCGCAGCCTGACGCCTGACGTGGCCGTGTTCACCAATCTCAGCCCCGACCATCTGGACCGGCACGCGGGCATGGGTGGTTATTTTGCGGCCAAACGCCGCCTGTTCGCCGAAGGCGGCCCCGACCGCGCGGTGATCGGCGTGGACGAACCCGAGGGACGCTTTCTGGCGGGGCAACTGGCCGAAGGGCCAACCGATGACCGCGTGATCCGCATTTCCGTCGCCGCCAAACTGGCTGGCCCCGGCTGGAACATCTTTGCGCGCAAAGGCTTTCTGTCGGAATATCGCAAGGGCAAACAGGTGGCATCCATCGACCTGCGCAGCGTCAAGGGATTGCCGGGCGCGCACAACCACCAGAACGCTTGCGCAGCTTTTGCCGCCTGCCGCTCTCTGGGGCTGGCTCCGCGCGTGATCGAGGCCGCGTTCCACAGCTTTGGCGGCTTGCCGCACCGCAGCCAGCTGATCGCTGAGGCGGGGGGCGTGGCCTATGTGAACGACAGCAAGGCCACCAATGTGGACAGCGCGGTCAAGGCGCTGGAAGCGTTCCAGAACATCCGCTGGATCTGCGGCGGCTTGCAAAAAGAGGGCGGGCTTGGTCCGTTGAACGCCGTGTCGGGGGCAGTGCGCAAAGCCTATGTGATCGGGCGCGAGGCTGCGGCCTTTGCCGTGCAACTGGACGCCGAAGCGCAGGTTTGCGGCACGATGGCACAGGCGGTCGAGGCCGCGATTGTCGATGCCGAACAAGGCGATACCGTGCTATTGGCCCCTGCGGCGGCCAGTTTCGACCAATACGACAGCTTTGAAAAACGCGGCGATGATTTCGTGGCCGAGGTCAGGGCGCGGCTGGGATTGGATCCGGTCGAAACAGTCTAA
- the mraY gene encoding phospho-N-acetylmuramoyl-pentapeptide-transferase translates to MLYWLTALSDGGDFFNLFRYITFRAGGAFLTALLFGFIFGLPLINVLRRTQGKGQPIRDDGPEGHFVKAGTPTMGGLLIVGALLTSTLLWARLDNPFIWIVLFVTMSFALIGFADDYAKVSKQTTAGVSGRVRLLLGFIIAGIAGYVAALYHPVELQNQLALPVFKDTLINLGYLFVPFAIIVIVGSANAVNLTDGLDGLAIMPVMIAAGALGVIAYTVGRVDFTEYLDVHYVPGTGEILIFTAGLFGGGLGFLWYNAPPAAVFMGDTGSLALGGALGAIAVATKHELVLAIVGGLFVVEALSVIIQVLYFKRTGKRVFLMAPIHHHYEKKGWAEPQIVIRFWIISLILAMIGLATLKLR, encoded by the coding sequence ATGCTCTATTGGTTGACCGCGCTGTCGGACGGTGGCGATTTTTTTAACCTGTTTCGCTATATCACGTTCCGCGCTGGCGGAGCCTTTCTGACGGCGCTGCTTTTCGGCTTTATCTTTGGTCTGCCGCTGATCAACGTGCTGCGCCGCACTCAGGGCAAAGGCCAGCCAATCCGCGATGACGGCCCCGAAGGACACTTTGTCAAAGCGGGCACACCAACGATGGGCGGGCTGCTGATCGTGGGCGCGTTGCTGACCTCGACCCTGCTGTGGGCGCGGCTGGACAACCCATTCATCTGGATCGTGCTGTTTGTCACGATGTCTTTTGCCCTCATCGGTTTTGCCGATGATTACGCAAAGGTGTCCAAGCAGACGACCGCAGGTGTTTCGGGCAGGGTTCGCTTGTTGCTGGGCTTTATCATTGCGGGCATCGCGGGCTATGTCGCGGCGCTCTACCATCCTGTCGAGCTTCAAAACCAACTGGCCCTGCCGGTGTTCAAGGACACGTTGATCAATCTTGGGTATTTGTTTGTACCCTTCGCGATCATTGTAATTGTCGGATCGGCCAATGCGGTCAATCTGACCGACGGTCTGGACGGGTTGGCCATCATGCCGGTGATGATCGCCGCAGGCGCGCTGGGCGTTATTGCCTATACGGTGGGCCGCGTCGACTTTACCGAATACCTTGACGTCCACTATGTTCCCGGCACCGGCGAAATTCTCATCTTTACCGCTGGCCTGTTCGGCGGGGGCTTGGGCTTTTTGTGGTACAACGCACCACCCGCAGCGGTGTTTATGGGCGACACCGGCAGTCTTGCATTGGGCGGCGCGCTGGGGGCGATTGCGGTTGCCACCAAACACGAACTGGTGCTGGCTATCGTTGGCGGTCTTTTTGTGGTCGAAGCGCTGAGCGTCATCATTCAGGTGCTTTATTTCAAACGCACCGGAAAACGCGTGTTCCTGATGGCCCCGATTCATCACCACTACGAGAAAAAGGGCTGGGCCGAACCGCAGATTGTCATCCGCTTCTGGATCATCTCGCTGATTTTGGCGATGATCGGTCTTGCCACGCTCAAGCTTCGGTAA
- a CDS encoding UDP-N-acetylmuramoyl-tripeptide--D-alanyl-D-alanine ligase has product MTNPPLWTAAEAAEATSGTATTDWIANGVSIDTRTIEKGDLFVALKDVRDGHDFVAAALEKGAAAALVSHVPKGVADDAPLLVVPDVLKALEALGRKGRARTRARVVAVTGSVGKTSTKEMLAAMLGDQGRTHASVASYNNHWGVPLTLARMPQDTEYAVIEIGMNHPGEIAPLARMARPHVAMITTVAAAHLEAFDDITGIAVEKASIIDGLEYGGSAILNNDVETAAILQAKALDAKRKDVGFGWHGFDYVLKDVQLHSDTTVVQAEVDGSPLVFKIATAGQHFAMNGLGALAACAELGADLALAAQSLGRWTPFKGRGARETIFLDPVERDLTLELIDDSYNANPTSMAAALDVLAAAEVTHDTGRVRRGRRIAVLGDMMELGSDAKKLHAGLADLDAMEKVDRVHCIGPLMRTLYDTLPEHQRGRWCETSEEMAKVLRSRLDAGDVVLAKGSLSMKLALVVDAIRKMGHPVENA; this is encoded by the coding sequence ATGACCAACCCGCCCCTATGGACTGCTGCAGAAGCCGCAGAAGCCACCAGCGGCACCGCTACGACCGACTGGATCGCAAACGGTGTATCGATTGACACCCGCACCATCGAAAAGGGCGATCTGTTTGTGGCGCTGAAAGACGTGCGCGACGGCCATGACTTCGTCGCCGCAGCGCTGGAAAAAGGCGCCGCTGCCGCGTTGGTCAGCCATGTGCCAAAGGGCGTGGCTGATGATGCACCGCTGCTGGTGGTGCCGGATGTGCTCAAGGCGCTGGAAGCTTTGGGCCGCAAGGGCCGTGCCCGCACCCGTGCCCGCGTTGTGGCGGTCACGGGCAGCGTCGGCAAAACCTCGACCAAAGAAATGCTGGCTGCGATGTTGGGCGACCAAGGGCGCACCCATGCCTCTGTCGCCAGCTATAACAACCATTGGGGCGTGCCGCTGACGCTGGCGCGGATGCCGCAAGATACCGAATATGCGGTAATCGAGATCGGCATGAACCACCCCGGAGAGATCGCGCCGCTGGCCCGTATGGCGCGTCCGCATGTGGCGATGATCACCACCGTTGCCGCGGCCCACCTCGAGGCGTTTGACGACATCACCGGCATCGCCGTCGAAAAAGCCAGCATCATCGACGGGCTGGAATACGGCGGCTCGGCAATCCTGAACAACGACGTGGAAACCGCTGCCATCCTTCAGGCCAAGGCGCTGGACGCCAAACGCAAGGATGTGGGCTTTGGCTGGCACGGCTTTGATTACGTTCTGAAAGACGTGCAATTGCACAGCGACACCACCGTGGTGCAGGCCGAAGTGGACGGCAGCCCGCTGGTGTTCAAAATCGCCACGGCAGGCCAGCATTTCGCGATGAACGGGCTGGGCGCGCTGGCCGCATGTGCCGAACTGGGTGCCGATCTGGCACTGGCTGCCCAAAGCCTTGGCCGCTGGACCCCGTTCAAAGGGCGCGGCGCGCGCGAGACGATATTCCTTGATCCGGTAGAGCGCGATCTGACGCTTGAGTTGATCGACGACAGTTACAACGCCAATCCAACCTCGATGGCTGCCGCCCTTGACGTGTTAGCCGCCGCCGAAGTCACCCATGACACCGGTCGCGTGCGCCGTGGCCGCCGCATCGCGGTGCTGGGTGATATGATGGAACTGGGCAGCGATGCCAAGAAACTGCACGCAGGTCTGGCCGATCTGGACGCGATGGAAAAGGTCGACCGCGTGCATTGCATCGGCCCGCTGATGCGTACGCTTTATGATACGTTGCCCGAACACCAGCGGGGCCGCTGGTGCGAAACCTCGGAAGAAATGGCGAAAGTGCTGCGTTCGCGGCTGGATGCTGGCGATGTTGTGCTGGCCAAAGGCTCGCTCAGCATGAAACTGGCGCTTGTCGTTGACGCTATCCGCAAAATGGGCCATCCGGTCGAAAACGCCTGA